The Pochonia chlamydosporia 170 chromosome 1, whole genome shotgun sequence genome window below encodes:
- a CDS encoding RNA-binding protein (similar to Neosartorya fischeri NRRL 181 XP_001265396.1) yields MDDVRFRSQQSPRNETPMASFVSPPRNNGRISQQTSHDQRGNMPRRFTTDSGRVPTLSSMTAALTSPPRGLGLEPTPDYNNALHKVQLIEQKKLEYERIREQRRRFELEMQRLDQQQRREAQELAQMEEEIRIAGHQSEPTTPPEYRDNSGFPSIFSRPNRYSTSSLASPPGFNRPARSGSQLTSPPSGLMQSRYGFDERAMPSRSDPNTRRNSDDEDKEEAVRQDPTSHRATNALNRYSMPVTKSRNGLYDMNLDQTNTTRFLFGDDEPNSLPRGRTPDDNFPTLVRREDQMLSASSAALDLALSPSPGPEKSNSWNRVNRHRHQQSMSAINGSSSSKSNEVTTIGSRPQSLRHSLDLKYISESSAEPSSVAMSPQNSHMASPPRLQSSFSANDVPTVKSPSGSSIMSGNANNHAQQHFHNHNASMGRIPAGVMPPRHTRELSSDNSMNAGREQPNGFQSIQSALQASAAPFGPSLTSAPQISSAMSVSGPSTTAPTNSFNNFYSPGGFGPNASNPNGNFGMPLITSGMQQMNMNGANGGSMYSPQNFTGYGSMPYNQGAGQPRDSQARVIQHRRQLDNEAMSRYQNMPLESFRGQIYELCKDQHGCRYLQKKLEERNADQVHMIWHETNQHVIELMTDPFGNYLCQKLLEFCNDDERTVLIQNASQDMVRIALNQHGTRALQKMIEYVSTPQQVHLIIEALRFRVVELIQDLNGNHVIQKCLNKLTSLDAQFIFDAVGNNCVEVGTHRHGCCVLQRCIDHASGDQKPWLVGRITEHARVLVQDPFGNYVVQYIIDLNEPSFTEPMVAMFQGCISQLSRHKFSSNVIEKCLRCSQAPSKDMIVEELLGPQEMERLLRDSFANYVIQTALEFATPHQKYRLVESIRPILPQIRTTPYGRRIQAKVSAYDNRGSASSSGQVTPADNTQGQIPLRQGHSRGISGSSSMLPTNGITNGGMTGLGTNQGVRQNVPAYGNNSVLTVSASTVPAPTGSGPGQQAQSQQQQQPQPQFNQRAPVSFTGSHSATASADASGEPRWL; encoded by the exons ATGGATGACGTGCGCTTTCGTTCGCAGCAGTCGCCGCGAAACGAAACGCCCATGGCCAGCTTCGTCTCTCCTCCTCGCAACAACGGTCGAATCTCCCAGCAGACCTCCCACGATCAACGGGGCAACATGCCACGCAGATTCACAACTGATTCTGGCCGGGTGCCGACCCTTTCATCAATGACAGCGGCGTTGACCTCGCCCCCTCGAGGGCTTGGGTTGGAACCCACCCCCGATTACAATAAT GCATTGCATAAAGTGCAACTG ATagagcagaagaagcttgaATATGAGAGAATCCGTGAACAGAGAAGGCGCTTCGAACTGGAGATGCAGCGCCTTGATCAGCAGCAGCGGAGGGAGGCGCAAGAGTTAGCGCaaatggaggaagaaattCGCATTGCTGGACACCAGTCCGAGCCGACAACACCCCCAGAATACCGTGATAACTCTGGCTTTCCATCTATATTCTCTCGGCCAAATCGTTATTCGACCTCGAGTCTCGCTTCACCTCCAGGATTTAACCGTCCAGCCAGATCTGGATCTCAGTTGACATCTCCGCCGTCTGGCTTGATGCAATCACGGTACGGGTTTGACGAGAGAGCAATGCCCTCTCGTTCAGACCCAAATACCCGGCGCAACAGCGATGATGAAGACAAAGAGGAGGCAGTTCGACAAGACCCGACCAGCCATAGAGCAACCAATGC GCTTAACCGGTACTCGATGCCCGTCACCAAGTCACGTAACGGGTTGTATGACATGAATCTTGACCAAACCAACACGACCCGTTTCCTCTTCGGAGACGACGAGCCCAACTCGCTCCCTCGTGGCCGCACACCAGACGATAACTTTCCCACTTTGGTACGGCGAGAGGATCAAATG CTTTCTGCGTCTTCGGCTGCACTCGATCTTGCTTTGTCCCCGTCACCTGGTCCTGAAAAGTCCAACAGCTGGAACCGTGTTAACCGTCATCGACACCAACAGAGCATGTCGGCGATCAACGGATCGTCATCCAGTAAATCCAACGAAGTTACTACTATTGGTAGCCGACCACAGTCTTTGCGCCATTCACTTGATCTCAAGTACATCTCGGAGAGCTCAGCCGAGCCATCATCTGTCGCCATGTCTCCGCAGAACAGCCACATGGCATCGCCTCCACGGCTCCAGAGTTCTTTCTCGGCCAACGACGTCCCTACTGTTAAGAGCCCTTCAGGGTCGTCTATCATGTCAGGCAACGCCAACAATCACGCCCAACAGCATTTCCACAATCATAACGCTAGCATGGGGCGAATTCCTGCTGGGGTAATGCCGCCTCGCCATACTCGTGAGTTGTCGAGTGACAATAGCATGAATGCCGGCCGAGAACAGCCTAATGGCTTCCAATCGATTCAGTCCGCTCTTCAAGCGAGTGCCGCTCCATTTGGTCCTAGCCTTACCAGTGCACCTCAAATCAGCTCGGCCATGTCTGTTTCTGGGCCCTCCACCACGGCCCCGACAAATTCGTTCAATAACTTTTACTCTCCCGGCGGATTTGGACCCAACGCATCAAACCCCAATGGTAATTTCGGCAtgccattgatcacatcGGGCATGCAGCAAATGAACATGAACGGCGCCAATGGGGGTAGCATGTATTCCCCCCAGAACTTCACTGGGTACGGGTCAATGCCCTACAACCAAGGCGCTGGTCAACCCCGAGACAGCCAAGCCCGTGTCATCCAGCATCGGCGTCAACTCGACAATGAAG CTATGTCTCGCTACCAGAATATGCCTCTTGAATCCTTCCGAGGACAGATCTATGAATTGTGTAAGGACCAGCATGGCTGTCGCTATCTTCAAAAGAAGTTGGAGGAACGCAATGCCGACCAGGTTCATATGATTTGGCACGAAACTAACCAGCATGTCATCGAGCTCATGACGGACCCCTTTGGTAATTATTTGTGCCAAAAGCTCCTTGAGTTTTGCAATGACGATGAGCGTACCGTTTTGATTCAGAATGCATCCCAAGATATGGTGCGCATTGCCCTCAACCAGCATGGAACACGAGCATTGCAGAAGATGATTGAATACGTTAGCACCCCGCAGCAGGTGCATCTTATTATTGAAGCTCTCCGATTCCGTGTGGTTGAGCTGATTCAGGACCTCAATGGCAACCATGTCATCCAAAAGtgcctcaacaagctcacTTCGCTTGATGCCCAGTTCAtctttgatgctgttggcaaCAACTGTGTCGAGGTGGGCACTCACAGGCACGGATGTTGTGTCCTGCAGCGCTGCATTGACCATGCCTCCGGCGATCAGAAGCCTTGGCTGGTAGGACGCATCACCGAACATGCACGCGTTCTTGTTCAGGATCCTTTTGGTAATTATGTTGTCCAGTATATCATTGACCTGAATGAGCCAAGCTTCACTGAGCCCATGGTTGCCATGTTCCAAGGGTGCATCAGCCAACTATCTCGACACAAGTTCAGCTCTAATGTCATTGAGAAGTGTTTGCGATGCTCTCAAGCACCGTCCAAGGACATGATTGTGGAAGAACTTCTTGGCCCTCAGGAGATGGAACGTCTTCTTCGCGATTCCTTCGCCAACTACGTTATCCAAACAGCTCTTGAATTTGCCACGCCGCATCAAAAGTATCGTCTGGTTGAATCGATTCGCCCCATCTTACCACAAATTCGCACTACTCCTTACGGCCGCCGCATTCAGGCCAAGGTGTCAGCCTACGACAATCGTGGAAGTGCGAGCTCCAGCGGCCAAGTAACACCTGCAGACAACACTCAGGGTCAGATTCCTCTCCGTCAAGGGCATAGCCGGGGCATATCTGGAAGCTCCTCAATGTTACCTACAAATGGTATCACGAATGGGGGAATGACTGGTCTTGGGACAAACCAAGGCGTACGCCAGAATGTGCCAGCATATGGCAACAACTCTGTCCTGACTGTTTCTGCTTCAACGGTTCCCGCTCCGACGGGATCCGGTCCTGGACAGCAGGCtcaaagccaacagcaacagcagccacagccgcaGTTCAACCAAAGAGCGCCGGTTAGTTTCACTGGGTCACATTCTGCAACTGCATCTGCGGATGCCAGCGGTGAGCCTCGCTGGTTGTAA
- a CDS encoding 60S ribosomal protein L15 (similar to Metarhizium acridum CQMa 102 XP_007812013.1) — translation MGALKYVEELQKKKQSDVMRFLLRVRCWEYRQLNVVHRASRPSRPDKARRLGYKAKQGYVIYRIRVRRGGRKRPVPKGATYGKPTNQGVNQLKYQRSLKATAEERVGRRCANLRVLNSYWINQDSTYKYYEVILVDPQHKAIRIDPRINWIVNPVHKHREARGLTATGKKSRGLNKGHRYNKTKAGRRKTWLRHNTTSLWRYR, via the exons ATGGGTGCCCTTAAGTATGTCGAGGAActtcagaagaagaagcagtcCGATGTGATGCGCTTCCTTCTCCGAGTGCGCTGCTGGGAA TACCGTCAATTGAATGTTGTTCACCGCGCCTCTCGCCCTTCGCGCCCCGACAAGGCCCGCCGCCTGGGATACAAGGCCAAGCAGGGCTATGTCATCTACCGCATTCGCGTCCGCCGTGGTGGCCGCAAGCGCCCTGTCCCTAAGGGTGCCACCTATG GCAAGCCCACCAACCAGGGTGTGAACCAGCTCAAGTACCAGCGATCCCTCAAGGCCACCGCCGAAGAGCGTGTCGGCCGCCGCTGCGCTAACTTGCGCGTCCTCAACTCGTACTGGATCAACCAGGACTCCACCTACAAGTACTACGAGGTCATCCTCGTCGACCCCCAGCACAAGGCCATCCGCATCGACCCCCGCATCAACTGGATCGTCAACCCCGTCCACAAGCACCGCGAGGCTCGTGGCCTCACTGCCACCGGCAAGAAGTCCCGTGGTCTCAACAAGGGCCACCGCTacaacaagaccaaggccgGCCGCagaaagacttggctgcGTCACAACACCACTTCCCTGTGGCGTTACCGATAA
- a CDS encoding PSP1 domain-containing protein (similar to Coccidioides immitis RS XP_001245519.1) — protein sequence MSSHSLKSGTSSKLGQASFPSGATTSQSLLLEKVNARTSTPDSEALASSDDEGEHRNEASQAAPVQPHKPVRRSSWLNDTSQPLNRPRKGSFASSSMSPTGSHPSTPSAEAGGVPWGSHSTSSAIGRSTSSSSAFAWGTGIWNADRKDASSRLSEVLPSPTSTIPPGGGNNSFFGPDSALNQMSPNSRDPTSNPQIPFAIPLHPTPKTYRSQSYSVGQMDPETAPPGGMSSSTILGRARHPALQHRPSRPSMLSEMANDGSMLGKVKEVEDDGDESPSDSLQGSYHQMSESKAIEMLARENAILRQQQYNNARIRPRASTGAAFLGNGYETVPEESDFAVDELDEVNDSIDPLGRRGTGRRMSEYGANAFRTPLGMDNRKQENLNLKKAALWSSSPGFFGGDISQSRRHSFANMPTRQGSISSIADSVSALDAAGLGEGQVSQGFPAGFGDGATLAGINNPMLAGLPNTMQPTFSNPYAPHFGLQSQFTNRPPSPHRNVFGMAQPRHNQLLHVVLFKCARADVFYIQEGTGLTVKPGDLVIVEADRGTDLGTVAKDNVDWQSAKELKEHYAEEHYKWLMMYSQGAAAAQEGSGAGLMASSSNLQSSAVGGMGPPSQHHLQEPNAGELRPKLIKRLAQSHEVHALREKEGQEAKAKRVCMQKVKEHGLNMEILDAEFQMDWKKLTFYYFADSYINFNSLVTDLFKIYKTRIWMSAINPASFASPTLGIQAPSGIGPGAVGVGRASAGERRQNPQGQEQQPPQTFGRGYRPTFAQPFGGDRNVPPASAYPPNNYAYGGGAFGNARASAPYAPSLSPGAEAFSAGFGQQGDFQSLRQRYPVAQNLPSPAPHSTGVSPISPQNDWTTAFQSLSLNTH from the exons ATGAGCTCCCACTCCCTCAAATCTGGGACATCGTCGAAACTTGGCCAGGCTTCATTTCCTTCGGGAGCAACTACAAGTCAAAGCTTGCTTTTGGAAAAGGTCAACGCTCGAACGTCAACTCCAGATTCGGAGGCACTGGCAAGCTCGGATGACGAAGGAGAACACCGGAACGAAGCGTCTCAAGCCGCACCTGTTCAGCCTCACAAGCCAGTTCGCCGATCTTCGTGGCTCAACGATACCTCTCAGCCATTAAATCGCCCTCGCAAGGGTTCCTTCGCAAGTAGTTCCATGTCCCCAACAGGATCGCATCCTAGCACTCCGTCGGCAGAGGCCGGTGGTGTTCCTTGGGGCTCGCATTCCACCTCTTCGGCTATTGGTCGCTCGACCAGCTCGTCGTCAGCTTTTGCTTGGGGGACTGGTATTTGGAATGCAGACCGAAAGGATGCTTCTTCAAGGTTGAGCGAGGtccttccatctccaacctcgACGATCCCGCCAGGGGGAGGCAACAATTCCTTCTTCGGACCCGACTCGGCGTTGAACCAAATGTCACCAAACTCTAGAGACCCAACATCGAACCCGCAAATCCCATTTGCTATTCCGTTACACCCTACACCAAAGACCTACCGATCACAGTCTTATTCGGTTGGCCAAATGGACCCCGAAACGGCACCACCAGGTGGAATGAGCTCGTCTACTATCCTGGGACGAGCCAGACACCCCGCTCTGCAACACCGGCCTTCTCGACCTAGCATGCTGAGCGAGATGGCAAACGACGGGTCAATGCTCGGGAAGGTGAAGGAggttgaagacgacggcgaTGAGAGCCCGTCCGATTCTCTACAAGGCTCTTATCACCAGATGTCCGAATCCAAGGCCATTGAAATGCTCGCCCGTGAAAACGCTATATTGCGCCAACAGCAATACAACAACGCTCGCATCCGACCCCGGGCGTCTACCGGAGCAGCCTTCCTTGGAAATGGATACGAAACCGTCCCAGAGGAGTCGGACTTCGCGGTCGACGAACTAGACGAGGTCAATGACTCAATCGATCCCCTTGGCAGGCGAGGAACTGGTCGGCGTATGAGCGAGTATGGTGCTAATGCTTTCCGCACTCCTCTCGGTATGGACAATCGgaaacaagaaaacttgAATCTGAAAAAGGCTGCCCTATGGTCCAGCTCACCAGGTTTCTTTGGTGGGGACATTTCTCAGAGCCGTCGCCATTCATTTGCCAATATGCCAACCCGACAAGGCTCAATCAGCTCCATAGCAGATTCTGTATCTGCTCTCGATGCTGCCGGGCTAGGCGAGGGTCAAGTATCTCAAGGCTTTCCCGCAGggtttggcgatggtgctACCCTAGCAGGCATCAACAATC CAATGCTTGCCGGTTTACCAAATACTATGCAACCGACGTTCAGTAATCCCTATGCGCCTCACTTCGGTCTTCAGAGCCAATTTACCAACCGCCCACCGTCGCCACATCGCAATGTTTTTGGTATGGCGCAACCCAGACACAACCAGCTCCTTCACGTGGTGTTGTTCAAATGTGCCAGAGCCGATGTGTTCTATATTCAAGAGGGTACCGGCCTTACAGTTAAGCCGGGTGATTTGGTCATTGTCGAAGCAGATCGTGGTACCGATCTTGGCACAGTTGCTAAAGACAATGTCGACTGGCAGTCGGCCAAGGAGCTGAAAGAGCATTACGCCGAGGAGCACTATAAGTGGCTCATGATGTACTCGCAGGGCGCCGCTGCGGCACAAGAAGGCTCGGGTGCCGGCCTGATGGCGTCTTCTAGTAACCTCCAGAGCAGCGCTGTTGGTGGCATGGGGCCGCCTAGTCAGCACCATCTTCAGGAGCCAAACGCGGGAGAGCTTCGACCAAAGCTCATAAAACGGCTCGCACAGAGCCACGAGGTCCACGCTCTGCGTGAAAAAGAGGGCCaggaagccaaggccaaacGAGTATGTATGCAAAAGGTCAAAGAGCATGGCCTTAATATGGAAATTCTTGATGCCGAGTTTCAGAT GGATTGGAAGAAGCTCACATTTTACTACTTTGCCGATTCCTATATCAACTTCAATTCTCTTGTTACAGATCTCTTCAAGATTTACAAAACCAGAATTTGGATGTCTGCAATCAACCCAGCGTCTTTCGCCAGCCCAACTCTGGGTATTCAAGCACCAAGCGGAATCGGGCCTGGGGCCGTAGGGGTCGGACGTGCTTCCGCAGGCGAACGTCGGCAGAAtccccaaggccaagaacaGCAACCACCGCAGACGTTTGGTCGTGGGTATCGTCCAACATTTGCGCAGCCGTTTGGTGGTGATCGGAACGTTCCACCAGCATCGGCATATCCACCGAACAACTACGCCTACGGTGGTGGTGCCTTCGGGAATGCTCGCGCCTCTGCGCCGTATGCACCTAGCTTATCTCCAGGCGCAGAGGCATTCTCTGCGGGATTTGGTCAGCAAGGAGACTTTCAGTCTCTGCGCCAGCGATACCCTGTGGCACAGAATCTACCTAGTCCAGCGCCACACTCGACAGGCGTATCTCCTATCTCGCCACAAAATGACTGGACTACTGCATTCCAAAGTCTGTCTCTGAACACGCATTGA
- a CDS encoding NifU-like protein (similar to Metarhizium acridum CQMa 102 XP_007812011.1): MSAFSSSAAPRAISRALRSSRPSPRWTRQLSTQIARRSPSLSTKGHINSSSRPVLRHPRALPNWAIGGCRSIFIQTENTPNPDALKFLPNHRVVPEEINTPFVEYLNPRSTISPPYPSPLAAKLMNIDGITSVFYGADFITVTKAGDANWAHVRPEIFALITEAITSGETIVNVAERKEGDEGLEEDSLAYNENDSEVVGMIKELLETRIRPAIQEDGGDIEYRGFDDGYVQLKLRGACRTCDSSTVTLKNGIEGMLMHYIEEVKGVHQILDQEEEVSLQEFAKFEEKLKQQKAA; this comes from the exons ATGTCTGCTTTCTCATCTTCCGCAGCGCCGAGGGCGATATCCCGCGCATTGCGCTCATCACGACCTTCACCGCGCTGGACTCGCCAGCTTAGCACACAAATCGCGAGAAGATCACCGTCCTTGAGTACCAAGGGCCACATCAACTCCTCCTCGCGACCGGTCCTGCGCCATCCTCGAGCCCTACCAAACTGGGCCATCGGCGGTTGCCgcagcatcttcatccagacCGAAAACACGCCCAACCCAGACGCTCTCAAGTTTCTCCCCAACCACCGCGTCGTCCCCGAAGAGATCAACACTCCATTCGTCGAATACCTCAACCCCCGATCGACCATCTCGCCACCCTACCCATCACCACTGGCCGCCAAGCTTATGAACATTGATGGCATTACATCCGTCTTCTACGGTGCAGACTTCATCACAGTCACCAAGGCGGGGGATGCGAACTGGGCACATGTCCGTCCTGAGATATTTGCCTTGATTACGGAGGCGATTACCTCGGGCGAGACTattgtcaatgttgcggAACGCAAGGAGGGTGACGAGGGTTTAGAAGAGGATAGCTTGGCATACAACGAGAACGACAGCGAGGTTGTTGGTATGATTAAggagttgttggagacgAGAATCAGACCTGCTATccaagaagatggcggcgaTATTGAGTACAGGGGATTTGATGACGGATACGTTCAGTTGAAGTTGCGTGGGGCGTGCCGAACTTGTGACTCCAGCACAGTTACGCTTAAGAATGGTATTGAGGGCATGTTGATGCACTAT ATTGAAGAAGTCAAGGGCGTTCATCAAATTCTAGAtcaagaggaagaagtctCCTTGCAAGAGTTTGCCAAGTTTGAAGAAAAGCTGAAGCAACAAAAAGCTGCATag
- a CDS encoding zinc finger domain-containing protein (similar to Metarhizium robertsii ARSEF 23 XP_007818063.1) — protein sequence MEQVQPSASEVLTDDAQKTSQEPQSASGATTSGSSQQQAQPTSAPDAKGVTICGVCEKTPSKYKCPRCYLPYCSVACNKIHKENHPPDPEPKSVEKPVVSEAASNGTGDATSNPSNPFHALEKSEQLQRLFRKYPCLQQKLLDIYAATQPPREDPEKRIPASLMQGVPKKDSWNHDIGIKKGKEALRRARRADGEAGEAIREYSELVLHLINTQDGKGEVATLLQQQAAQEDTKLIEQLLAQERR from the exons ATGGAGCAAGTCCAACCTTCAGCTTCCGAAGTGCTCACAGATGACGCACAGAAGACATCACAAGAGCCGCAATCTGCTTCTGGAGCTACCACAAGCGGGAGctcccagcagcaagctcaaccGACATCTGCGCCAGACGCAAAGGGCGTCACAATCTGCGGAGTATGCGAGAAGACTCCATCAAAGTACAAGTGTCCTCGATGCTACTTGCCCTA TTGTTCAGTCGCTTGTAACAAAATTCACAAAGAGAACCATCCTCCAGACCCCGAGCCGAAGTCAGTTGAGAAGCCCGTCGTGTCAGAAGCAGCTTCCAATGGCACTGGCGACGCGACATCAAACCCATCGAATCCCTTTCATGCTTTAGAAAAGTCAGAGCAGCTGCAACGGCTGTTTCGTAAATACCCATGCCTTCAACAGAAATTACTCGACATATATGCTGCTACACAGCCTCCTCGAGAAGATCCCGAGAAGAGAATACCAGCTTCCCTGATGCAAGGTGTGCCGAAGAAAGATAGCTGGAACCatgacattggcatcaagaaaGGGAAGGAGGCTTTACGCAGAGCTCGTAGGGCTGACGGTGAAGCAGGCGAGGCCATTCGAGAGTATTCCGAGTTGGTTTTGCATCTTATCAATACTCAAGATGGCAAGGGCGAGGTTGCCACCTtgttgcagcagcaggcggCACAGGAAGACACGAAGCTGATTGAGCAATTGTTGGCACAAgagcgacgatga
- a CDS encoding nucleic acid binding protein NABP domain-containing protein encodes MAAKSRHKGIKASSNPMKGRPAQSQPVDAEELTRRLFTVLAEQKASSERKRRARAEADRLAKRAAAAKQKKTKEPTPPASKHGDKPGSSPRQKSDTKPARPVESPPKDSLKRSGSKKSLSSGAKNSEEERSHAPSYHHVPQVAATQFALTTTAEPPAEKGPVHKLSRIAMKFHLDGPNASREIRTTDPKAPPYQQAKALRRAQSMREQQYERNHIHKPLPTTLEGDGGSDDLAGHQAFQSQLRLGLDRDEVKDARRRSTGSILRRCETPPVEVFDLGNALFSSPRPAMIGAPAEHRVDWTQSDEAVAVKAVNIPQHSHQELRKTESKWTLRGRLGSFGRHSKDEKLPSPTEEKLPQDLSPKSPISGFFSRFKR; translated from the coding sequence ATGGCCGCAAAGTCGAGGCACAAAGGAATTAAAGCATCTTCGAACCCGATGAAAGGGCGGCCAGCTCAATCTCAGCCCGTTGATGCCGAAGAGTTGACAAGGAGGTTATTTACTGTACTTGCCGAGCAAAAGGCATCCTCAGAGAGGAAGCGACGTGCCAGGGCGGAAGCAGACCGACTGGCCAAACGTGCAGCCGCCGcaaagcagaagaagaccaaggaaCCTACACCACCAGCTAGTAAGCATGGTGACAAACCTGGTTCCTCACCAAGGCAGAAGTCCGACACAAAGCCAGCACGACCAGTTGAATCGCCGCCCAAGGACAGTTTGAAACGCTCCGGTTCCAAAAAGTCTCTCAGCTCCGGTGCTAAGAAcagcgaggaggagcgcAGCCATGCCCCTAGTTACCACCATGTTCCTCAGGTTGCCGCCACTCAGTTTGCCTTGACCACAACAGCGGAACCACCAGCTGAGAAAGGCCCTGTACACAAGCTCTCCAGGATAGCCATGAAGTTTCATCTCGACGGACCGAATGCCAGTCGAGAAATCAGAACGACGGATCCTAAAGCTCCCCCGTACCAACAGGCGAAGGCATTGAGGAGGGCACAAAGCATGCGCGAACAACAATATGAGCGAAATCATATTCATAAACCGCTACCCACAACATTAGAGGGAGATGGAGGGTCTGACGACTTGGCTGGTCACCAAGCGTTCCAAAGTCAGTTGAGATTGGGACTGGACAGGGACGAAGTTAAAGATGCTAGGAGAAGAAGTACCGGCAGCATTCTGAGGCGTTGTGAGACTCCTCCGGTGGAAGTTTTCGACTTGGGCAACGCATTATTTTCGTCGCCAAGGCCGGCCATGATTGGTGCTCCAGCTGAGCATAGAGTCGACTGGACCCAGAGTGATGAGGCAGTGGCTGTCAAAGCAGTCAATATTCCACAGCATTCACACCAGGAGCTGCGAAAAACAGAGTCCAAATGGACTCTACGTGGCCGTCTAGGCAGTTTCGGGCGACATTCCAAGGACGAAAAACTCCCCTCCCCCACAGAGGAGAAGCTGCCTCAAGACTTATCACCCAAGTCCCCAATAAGTGGCTTCTTTTCACGATTTAAACGTTAG